The segment GAATACTGCTACTTTTATATTAATATTTAAACTTTTCATTAACCAACGAATACTCTAGTTGAATCAAAGAAACCTAAATAGATTGATAAAACTGCCATGATTCCCATACCTAGCCAAATTAATCTGTATAACATTGTTTCTCCTTATTTCCCAACTAATTCATAGTGCTTGTGGTTATTTCTATCAACAGCTTTTAAACCATTTAAATCTTGGTTTACTTTATAGAAATTTTGCGCTTCTCTTTGTTGTACCACAACTGCGTTGAAAACTAAAACTGCAAGAATAGTTAAAAGTAATACTACTGCTATTAACATTCCTGTGATTCCGTGTAACAGAGAAAATAATCCTCTTTCGTTATCATTCATTTGAGTGTTTCCAGCCATCTTACTCTCCTAAACTTCTAATATAAGCAGCTAATGCTTTTTCTTGAGTTTCGTTTAATCTACCTTTGAAACTTGGCATCATACCAATGCTTCCTTTTTTACCGTCAGTTAAAACAGCAGTAACTAAAGCATCATCATATGCTTTGATATTTGGAGCAACAAATGCCATACCAGCACCATCAGCACCATGACATCCAGCACATACAGAATACATAGCTGGTTGTTCACCTTTGAATCCACCTGCAACATATTCAGCAACTGCGTTAATATCAGCTTCTTCAGTTAACATCATTGGTGGCATACCTGCAGGATATGCAGTTTTTAAACTATTTGCACCATTTTTAATAACATGAACAACTTGCTCTTTACTAAATCTTTTTGTTAAGTTATGAGCTTTTCCATTGATACCTTCAGCATCAACACCATGACAAGGTGCACATTGAACTAAGAATGTTGACTCACCCATTGCAACTAATGTATCATTAGTTGGGTTTTCCCATTTAGATTCAAATCTTGCATTATACTCATTAACTTCTTCATTCCATTGACCAATTTGTGAGAAACCATTTGTTGGATAACCTACAGTCCAGTACCACATTAGCCAAACCATTGTACCAACAAAAGCTAAAGCCCATCCAGTAGGGATTTCATTTTTATATTCACCAATTCCATCCCACGCTTCTTCAGATAGTTCACCACTAGCTGTGTCATTTTTAATTTGATTTACATATTTAAGTGCTACAAATACAGTAATAGTAATTACACAAATTGCACCTAAGAATGTTAAACTACTTTCTATTGAAATATCGCTGCTTAAAGCATCACCTGCAACTATGTAAGTTCCTGCGATTAGAGCAACGATAAGAATAATTCCACCTATAACCATAGATTTCATAATTATATCTCCTTCTCTTTTTTCTCTTGTTCTTCTTTTCTTTTTTCGAGAGGATCAGCTGCTATACTATCATCATGTACCAGATCTGAATATTTTTCAAAATCTCTTTCACCTTTTTTTTGTCTTCTATAAATAGAAAACGCATAAGAATAAAATACAATGAATACAACAAGGATTAGGAAAAACTTCGCATATCCTTGTATAGTAAGCAGGGTTTCTTGATCCATTTTAACCTCTTATTTTAAAGAATTTAAATATGCAATTAATGCAACAATTTCAGGAACTTGACCGTTAGCCACGGCGTCTTTTACAGCTTGATTTTTCATATCAGCAGCAATTGCTTTAGCTTCTTCTTTTGCTTTTGCAATAGCTGTATCATAATCACCTAGTTCTACATCAACTTTTCCATCACCATCAATATCTACATCATATGGAGTATTAAATACATTTTTAACTGTATAAGCTTCACCATAAGCTGTATCTAAATCAGCCATGTTTGTAAAGTGATGTGGGTACGCAGGCATAATTGAACCTGGTACAACTGAAGCTGGATCCATCATGTGATTCTCGTGCCAATCAGTAGTTCTATAATTACCAACTCTCATTAAATCTGGACCAGTTCTTTTTGATCCCCAAAGAAAAGGTCTATCATATGCATACTCACCAGAAAGTGAATACATACCATATCTATCAGTTTCTGATTTAAATGGTCTAATTAACTGAGAGTGACAAGCATTACAAGAATCTTTAATATAAACATGTCTTCCTGCTAATTCAAGTACAGAGTATGGTTTTGTACCAACAGTTGGTCTTGATTGTTTAGCAAAATCAGGAATAACTTCTACAATACCTGCAAATGCTATAAATATAAATAATAGTACCGAAAAGAAAAACGGTCTTTGTTCAAACCAATGAAACATAATTTTACCCTCCTTCTTACGCTGCTACTGGCGAAGCATTTACTGGTTCTTTATCAAGTACTCTACCTGCAGTTGCAGTTTTGTACATGTTGTATGCGAACATAAAGAATCCAATTAGGTATAATAACCCACCAACAGCTCTAATAGTATAGTATGGATGTAATACAGTAACTGTATCAATGAATGAATAAACTAAAGAACCATATTCATCATATGCTCTCCACATCATACCTTGAGTAATACCTGCAATCCACATAGATGTAAAGTATAATACAATACCAGTTGTTTGTAACCAGAATTGAGTATCCATTAACGATTTAGAGTAGATTTCTCTACCATACATTCTTGGTGCCATATGGAATAGTGCAGCCATAATCATGAATACAACCCATCCTAAAACACCATCATGCACGTGACCTGGAATCCAGTCAGTAAAGTGAGCAATAGCATTAACAGATTTGATTGATTGAATTGGTCCCTCAATTGTTGATAACATATAGAATGTCGAAGCTAATACCATAAATTTAATTAGTGTATTAGTTTGTAATTGTTGCCACTCACCTTTCATAGTTAAAAGCATATTAATAGCTGATCCCCATGATGGTAAAATTAATACAACAGACATTACAGAACCCATAGTTTGCATCCAATCTGGAACAGTAGAATATACTAAGTGGTGTCCACCTGCCCAAAGATATACGAACATTAATCCCCAGAAAGCTAAAATAGATAACTTATATGAGTAAACATTTTGTCCAGACTCTTTTGGTAAGAAATAGTAAATCATAGCAATAATTGGTGTAGTAAATACGAATGCAACAGCATTATGTCCATACCACCATTGAACTAAAGCATCATTTGTACCAGCATACATAGATACTGAGTGAATCCATGAACCATAACCAGAAACTAGTGCAGTTGGAACTTCCATATTATTAAATAGGTGTAACATAGCAACTGCGATGAAACATGCTATAAAATACCACATTGAAATATATAGAGTTCTTTCTCTTCTGATACCAATCATACCAAAAATTGAGATACCCCATAGTACCCACCATACAACAATAAGAATATCTAAAGGCCATTCTAATTCAGCATACTCTTTTGAAGTTGTAATACCCATAAATAGAGTTACAACAGCTAAAAGAATTGTAATGAAGTAAAGAATAAAATGTAGCTTAGCTACACCCATTAAAAATGGCGACTCTTTAAGAGATACTTTTAAAATTCTTTGCGATATGTAATACCATGAAGCAAAGATTCCACTTAATGTAAAACCAAATGCCACACCATTTGTGTGTAAAGGTCTTAATCTACTGAAAGTACCATATTCACCTGCTAAGTTGTTTAAACTTGGAAACGCAAGTTGAAATGCAAGTATAACACCAACAGTCATACCAATGATACCAAACAGAATTGTTGCAAATGTAAACGCTTTTGCAATTGAGTAATCATACTCGATTCGTGCACCGTTTTGCATCAATCTCCTCCTACTAATTTTTTTAAAGTCACTTTTTTGTCACTTATCGGGTTATCTTAACGAACAAAAACTTAAAATTAACAAAAAATTAACACTTCTATTTAATAATTTAACAAATATTTTTTCTTAAGTTTTATTTTATTTTTTAATTATGCTCTATTTTATTTATAAAAATTTCACAAAAATAATATTTTAATAGTTTTTTAAGGCTCTTTGTATATCTCTATTCATAGATTTTTCTTTTAAGTCTTCCCTTTTATCATGAAGTTTCTTACCTTTTGCAGTTGCAATTTGCATTTTAATCATATTTTTAGAATTAAAATACATTTTTAATGGAATTAAGGTAATTCCCTCTTTAGTCACTTTACTATAAAACTTTTCAATTTGTTTTTTATGTAATAAAAGTTTTCTTGCTCTTCTTTCATCAGGTCTATATGTTGAGTGAGTGGTACTTAAATGTGTGATGTGCATGTTTAAAACATAAACTTCATTTTTGATTATTCTAACAAAGCTATCTTTAAGATTAACCCTTCCCTCTCTTGCTGCTTTTACTTCACTTCCCTCTAAAACAATTCCAACTTCTAAAGTCTCTAAAATCTCATAATCATGAAAGGCTTTTCTATTTTTAAATACTTGAGTTTTATTTGTCTCTTTTTTTGCCATTATTTATTCCTATTTGAAAGCTTAAAAAATGAACTTCCACTACCACTAAAATAAAAACTCTCTTTATTATAGTTATTCAATTCAGGATAAACCTCACTTGCAGGAGCAAATAAATCATTTGCTTCATATATATCTAGTGTTTGTAATATATCAATTGAATTCATCTTTAAAAACTTTTCTGTATCATCTTTTGAAATCTCTTTATAAAATTTATCTCTAAATATTTTAAAAATCTCTCCTGTGTTACACTCAACTTTTGGTGTTATAACCTCAATATCTAAAATCTCTTCTTCAAATTTTTCTACTATTTCACCAATTCCAGTAACATTTGCACTATCATACTCATATACAAAAAATGGAACATCTGCACCTATTTGTGCTGCCATACTACAAAGTTCATCTTTACTTAAATTTAAATCACAAACTTCATTTACCATAATCATAAATGTTGCAGCATTAGAACTTCCACCACCAAGTCCTGCAAACTCTGGAATTCTTTTATCAACTATCACACAATTTTTTTTAAAATATTCTTCAACTTTAGGTGAAATCTCTTTTAATTTTTCATAAGCTTTATATATTGTATTTTTTTTAGTTTCACACCCAAACTTTCCAACAAGAGTAAAATCTTTGAAAAAGCCCCCTTCAAATGATATTACATCATATAAAGTATGCACTCTTACAAATCTTGAAACTAATTCGTGATAATTATCTCTTTTACCAGCAATCTTTAAAAATATATTTACTTTAGAAAAACTCTTACGAACCACATAACACCTTATTTAATAAATATTTCACTTCTTTATTTTCAATTTCGATTATACTAAAAAAGTCTTCAAATTTAACAAGATATTTTCCATCATCTTTATATTGAAAATACTCCACTAAAATTTTCTTTCCATTATCAAAATAGCTTTTATCTCCAAAATATTTATTCTCTTTTAAATCTAAAAAATCTAATGGATTTAAATCTTTTTCATTTTCAAAACAAAACTTACCTTCATTTAATCTATTTAAATATGAAAGGGTTCCTACCCTATTTAATTTTTCAAGTAATATCTGAGCTAAGCTTCTAATATATGAACCTTCACTAACTGTTGATTCAAATGTAATAAAAGGATGTTTATAAGAGATAAACTTTGTATCAAAAATTTCCATACTCGATTTTTTCATCTTAACCTCTTCACCATTTCTTGCTAAATCGTAAGCTCTTTTACCATCAATTTTTTTTGCTGAAAATTTTGGAGGAAAATACTCATGTATTCCAATTAAATTTTTTATCTCTTTTTCTAATAAAGTTTTATCAACTTTTTGTTCATCTTTAATATCAATTATATTTTCAATATCAAGGGACTGGGAAGTTGCACCCAACCAGATAACTGCACGATATGTTTTAGGTGTTTTTTTCAAGTAGTTAAATAGTTTAGAATATTGTCCAAAAGCAACAATTAAACATCCACAAGCAAAAGGATCAAGTGTTCCACTAAATCCTGCTTTTTTATTTCTATATTTTCTTTTTATCTCATTTAAATATGAATTTGAACTTCTAAATAAAGGTTTATTTACAACAATTAATTTATTTAATTGTTTATTATCATATAATTTTTTTTGCATTTAGTTTTAAATTTTATCTCTAGATTTTTTCTACAAAACTTGAAAGGATGTCTCTTCTTTGTCCACCAAAATTTATGGTAAGCTTATAATCTTTTCCAGCTTTAGTTGCTTTTTGCACTCTTCCCATTCCAAAAATCTTGTGTTGAACTAAATCACCTTTTTTGTAATTTGAGTGTTTTTCAAGTTGCAAACTTCCTTTTATAAGACCAGCTTCACTTAAAAATCTACTTTTTAAAAGTGTTGCCCTCTTCCCTTTGTAAAACCTTGAGTGAACAAAAGACATAGTTAAGGTATCCATTGCTCTAGTTATTCCTACATAACCTAATCTTCTTTCCTCTTCAATATCACTACCATCTCCTGTAATTGGGAAAAATCCCTCTTCAAGACCTATAATAAAAAGATGTTTATATTCTAAACCCTTTGATGAGTGGATACTCATCATTGAAACAGCTTGGTCTGTTAATTCACTATTTTCTGAATCTAAAGCAATCTCATTTAAAAAATCTTCCAATGATAAATGGGGATGTTGAATAAAATAGTCTCTAATATATCCATAAAACTCATCAATATTTGCTTGTCTATCAAAACCATCGGGAACATTGTCATATGAAGCTCTGTAATCAAAAGTATCTTCAAAAGAATCTAAAAATCTCATTTTCGATTCTTCTAAAGCTTCTCTTAAATCCATAACTGATGCCATAAATACTTTTAAAGTTCTTGAGTTTTTCTTTCCAACAATAGCTGATAGTTCATCTGCATTGTACTCTTCTAATATTGTAAAAATTGGTTTTTTAAGCTCAACTGATTTTGCATCAAGTTTATCAATTGTAGTTTTTCCAATTCCCCTTTTTGGTTTATTAATAATTCTTTTTAATGAAAAGTTATCAGTTGTATTTGTTAAAATTCTAAAATAAGCAATTAAATCTTTAATCTCTGCTCTTTCGTAGAATTTCATTCCACCAATAAGTCTATAACTAATTCCTGCTTTATTAAAACCCTCTTCAAGTGATCTAGAAAGGGCATTAACCCTAAACAAAATGGCAATATCTTTTGCAGATTCACCCGAAGCAATAAGTTTTTTTATATCATCAATTATTTTTCTTGTTTCTTCATTTTCATCATGTGATTCATATACCCTTACTGAATCACCTTTTTTTCTTGTTCCAATTAGTTTTTTACCTAATCTATCTCTGTTATGTTCAATAAGTTGGTTAGCATGTTCTAAAATTGTATTTGTTGAACGATAGTTTTCCTCTAGCTTAACAACCTTTGTATCTTCAAAATGCTCTGAAAAATTTAAAATATTTTTAATAGTAGCACCACGCCATCCATAAATAGATTGATCATCATCACCCACAACACATATATTATTGTGTGTAGAGCAAAGTTTTCTCAATAGTTTATATTGTAATTCGTTTGTATCTTGATACTCGTCTACCATAACATATTGATATCGTTGACTTGTTTCTTTTGCTAATTCTTCATTTTTTTCTAAAATCATATATGGTAATAAAAGTAAATCATCAAAATCAACAAGATTGTTCTTTAATAAATAAGCTTCATATTTTTCATAGATATCTGCAATTTGTTGATATAGTTTTAATTGAGCAGTTGACTTTGCTTCACTTGGAGTTATTAGAGTATTTTTATATTTTGAGATTTCTGAAACTAAAAGTGAAGTTGTAATCTCTTTATCTATTGATTTTAAAATTCTTTTTTTATCATCATTATCAATTATAATAAAAGAGTTTTTTCTTCCAAGTTCACTCATATGAAATTTTAAAAATAAAAGTCCAAATTTATGAAAAGTACAAAGTAATGGAGGTGTATTAATCATTGAAGGGTCAATCATTCTAAATGCTCTTTCTCTCATCTCTGAAGCAGCTTTATTTGTAAAAGTTAATGTTAATATGGTAGAGGGATCAATCCCTATTGAAATAAGATAAGCTAATCTTGTAGTAATTGTTTTTGTTTTACCTGAACCTGCACCTGCTAAAATAAGTAATGAACCATCTATATGAATGGCAGCATCTTTTTGCGAATCATTTAACGAATTTAAAAAATTATCTGACATTTTATCTCCAATATTAATACTAAACCCAGAAAAATAGCTTAATATTATATATATTATAACAAAATTTTCATAAAAGAATTAATTCATTTAATAATTGTATGTATAAACTAATGTTATAATTATCATCAGATATTATTAAAGGTTATAAGAATGCTTACAGATTTCGCAAAATTAGAAACTTTTTTGACTGTAGTAAGGGAAAAATCATTTTCTAAAGCATCTTCAAAATTGGGTATTTCTCAACCAGCTGTTACACAACAAATGAGATATATTGAAAACTACCTTGATGTTCAAGTTGTAGATAGAAAGAAGAATGGTATTAGACTTACAAAAGAGGGTCAAATGCTATATGCAATCGCTCAAAAAATTGAACGATGTGTTAACAATGGTGAAAAAGAACTATTAAAAATAATGAACAAAGATGTTACTTTTGTATTTGGTGCTTCTTTTATTATTGGTAATTATATTTTACCTAGATTTTTAAATAAGTTAAAAGAAAATATCAATAATGATGTTTCTATTAATGTTTCAGTTTCACATAAAGCTATTGAAGATTTATTAGACAAAAAAATTGATATTGCTTTAGTTGAAAATTATGTTCCAGATGAAGAGATTATCTATAGAGAATGGATGGATGATGAGATTGTAATTTTCTCAAATCAAGAATTACCAGCAAAAGCTAAAGCAGAAGATCT is part of the Arcobacter arenosus genome and harbors:
- a CDS encoding DUF4006 family protein, with the protein product MAGNTQMNDNERGLFSLLHGITGMLIAVVLLLTILAVLVFNAVVVQQREAQNFYKVNQDLNGLKAVDRNNHKHYELVGK
- a CDS encoding c-type cytochrome, which codes for MKSMVIGGIILIVALIAGTYIVAGDALSSDISIESSLTFLGAICVITITVFVALKYVNQIKNDTASGELSEEAWDGIGEYKNEIPTGWALAFVGTMVWLMWYWTVGYPTNGFSQIGQWNEEVNEYNARFESKWENPTNDTLVAMGESTFLVQCAPCHGVDAEGINGKAHNLTKRFSKEQVVHVIKNGANSLKTAYPAGMPPMMLTEEADINAVAEYVAGGFKGEQPAMYSVCAGCHGADGAGMAFVAPNIKAYDDALVTAVLTDGKKGSIGMMPSFKGRLNETQEKALAAYIRSLGE
- a CDS encoding CcoQ/FixQ family Cbb3-type cytochrome c oxidase assembly chaperone, with product MDQETLLTIQGYAKFFLILVVFIVFYSYAFSIYRRQKKGERDFEKYSDLVHDDSIAADPLEKRKEEQEKKEKEI
- the ccoO gene encoding cytochrome-c oxidase, cbb3-type subunit II, translated to MFHWFEQRPFFFSVLLFIFIAFAGIVEVIPDFAKQSRPTVGTKPYSVLELAGRHVYIKDSCNACHSQLIRPFKSETDRYGMYSLSGEYAYDRPFLWGSKRTGPDLMRVGNYRTTDWHENHMMDPASVVPGSIMPAYPHHFTNMADLDTAYGEAYTVKNVFNTPYDVDIDGDGKVDVELGDYDTAIAKAKEEAKAIAADMKNQAVKDAVANGQVPEIVALIAYLNSLK
- the ccoN gene encoding cytochrome-c oxidase, cbb3-type subunit I; its protein translation is MQNGARIEYDYSIAKAFTFATILFGIIGMTVGVILAFQLAFPSLNNLAGEYGTFSRLRPLHTNGVAFGFTLSGIFASWYYISQRILKVSLKESPFLMGVAKLHFILYFITILLAVVTLFMGITTSKEYAELEWPLDILIVVWWVLWGISIFGMIGIRRERTLYISMWYFIACFIAVAMLHLFNNMEVPTALVSGYGSWIHSVSMYAGTNDALVQWWYGHNAVAFVFTTPIIAMIYYFLPKESGQNVYSYKLSILAFWGLMFVYLWAGGHHLVYSTVPDWMQTMGSVMSVVLILPSWGSAINMLLTMKGEWQQLQTNTLIKFMVLASTFYMLSTIEGPIQSIKSVNAIAHFTDWIPGHVHDGVLGWVVFMIMAALFHMAPRMYGREIYSKSLMDTQFWLQTTGIVLYFTSMWIAGITQGMMWRAYDEYGSLVYSFIDTVTVLHPYYTIRAVGGLLYLIGFFMFAYNMYKTATAGRVLDKEPVNASPVAA
- the smpB gene encoding SsrA-binding protein SmpB — translated: MAKKETNKTQVFKNRKAFHDYEILETLEVGIVLEGSEVKAAREGRVNLKDSFVRIIKNEVYVLNMHITHLSTTHSTYRPDERRARKLLLHKKQIEKFYSKVTKEGITLIPLKMYFNSKNMIKMQIATAKGKKLHDKREDLKEKSMNRDIQRALKNY
- a CDS encoding 4-(cytidine 5'-diphospho)-2-C-methyl-D-erythritol kinase: MVRKSFSKVNIFLKIAGKRDNYHELVSRFVRVHTLYDVISFEGGFFKDFTLVGKFGCETKKNTIYKAYEKLKEISPKVEEYFKKNCVIVDKRIPEFAGLGGGSSNAATFMIMVNEVCDLNLSKDELCSMAAQIGADVPFFVYEYDSANVTGIGEIVEKFEEEILDIEVITPKVECNTGEIFKIFRDKFYKEISKDDTEKFLKMNSIDILQTLDIYEANDLFAPASEVYPELNNYNKESFYFSGSGSSFFKLSNRNK
- the truB gene encoding tRNA pseudouridine(55) synthase TruB encodes the protein MQKKLYDNKQLNKLIVVNKPLFRSSNSYLNEIKRKYRNKKAGFSGTLDPFACGCLIVAFGQYSKLFNYLKKTPKTYRAVIWLGATSQSLDIENIIDIKDEQKVDKTLLEKEIKNLIGIHEYFPPKFSAKKIDGKRAYDLARNGEEVKMKKSSMEIFDTKFISYKHPFITFESTVSEGSYIRSLAQILLEKLNRVGTLSYLNRLNEGKFCFENEKDLNPLDFLDLKENKYFGDKSYFDNGKKILVEYFQYKDDGKYLVKFEDFFSIIEIENKEVKYLLNKVLCGS
- a CDS encoding ATP-dependent helicase, translated to MSDNFLNSLNDSQKDAAIHIDGSLLILAGAGSGKTKTITTRLAYLISIGIDPSTILTLTFTNKAASEMRERAFRMIDPSMINTPPLLCTFHKFGLLFLKFHMSELGRKNSFIIIDNDDKKRILKSIDKEITTSLLVSEISKYKNTLITPSEAKSTAQLKLYQQIADIYEKYEAYLLKNNLVDFDDLLLLPYMILEKNEELAKETSQRYQYVMVDEYQDTNELQYKLLRKLCSTHNNICVVGDDDQSIYGWRGATIKNILNFSEHFEDTKVVKLEENYRSTNTILEHANQLIEHNRDRLGKKLIGTRKKGDSVRVYESHDENEETRKIIDDIKKLIASGESAKDIAILFRVNALSRSLEEGFNKAGISYRLIGGMKFYERAEIKDLIAYFRILTNTTDNFSLKRIINKPKRGIGKTTIDKLDAKSVELKKPIFTILEEYNADELSAIVGKKNSRTLKVFMASVMDLREALEESKMRFLDSFEDTFDYRASYDNVPDGFDRQANIDEFYGYIRDYFIQHPHLSLEDFLNEIALDSENSELTDQAVSMMSIHSSKGLEYKHLFIIGLEEGFFPITGDGSDIEEERRLGYVGITRAMDTLTMSFVHSRFYKGKRATLLKSRFLSEAGLIKGSLQLEKHSNYKKGDLVQHKIFGMGRVQKATKAGKDYKLTINFGGQRRDILSSFVEKI
- a CDS encoding LysR family transcriptional regulator, with the translated sequence MLTDFAKLETFLTVVREKSFSKASSKLGISQPAVTQQMRYIENYLDVQVVDRKKNGIRLTKEGQMLYAIAQKIERCVNNGEKELLKIMNKDVTFVFGASFIIGNYILPRFLNKLKENINNDVSINVSVSHKAIEDLLDKKIDIALVENYVPDEEIIYREWMDDEIVIFSNQELPAKAKAEDLLSYRWVCRNPDSHTRHIFKDVLDKANYPDCDTFNVTSEVTSATTIVQTVLHSDKNDTPTVSIVSRNAIESLINAGALYESRIGNHKMTRKLYIAYRKDRKHDAFIENVVDYLLKIER